Proteins encoded in a region of the Devosia sp. RR2S18 genome:
- a CDS encoding SDR family oxidoreductase, which produces MKLSGTTAFVTGAASGLGAAMAKHLAAAGARVAVFDRNSGGQAVADAIGGVYIQCDVADAKEAEAAVGEAVSVLGNPSVLVNCAGVGTAKRIVGREGPMPLEDFERVVRINLIGSFNMLRLAAHAMQAREPDSNGQRGVIISTASVAAYEGQVGQAAYAASKGGIVALTLPAAREFAQFGIRVLAVAPGLFLTPLLQELPDDVQTALAASIPNPSRLGRPEEFAHLVLALAENDYMNGEVVRLDGGLRMQAK; this is translated from the coding sequence ATGAAACTTTCCGGAACGACTGCTTTCGTAACTGGCGCCGCCTCGGGGCTTGGTGCTGCCATGGCTAAGCACTTGGCGGCGGCAGGGGCCAGAGTTGCGGTCTTCGACCGGAACTCGGGTGGGCAAGCCGTGGCGGACGCTATTGGCGGCGTGTACATTCAATGTGACGTGGCCGACGCGAAGGAAGCTGAAGCTGCGGTCGGTGAGGCTGTGTCAGTCTTGGGCAACCCTTCTGTGCTCGTGAACTGTGCCGGTGTGGGCACGGCAAAACGTATTGTCGGTAGAGAAGGACCGATGCCTCTTGAGGACTTCGAGCGAGTTGTTCGCATCAATCTCATCGGCAGTTTCAACATGCTTCGCCTTGCTGCTCATGCCATGCAGGCGCGGGAGCCCGATAGTAATGGGCAACGTGGGGTGATCATCTCGACCGCCTCGGTGGCTGCTTATGAGGGGCAGGTCGGCCAAGCTGCTTATGCCGCCTCTAAAGGTGGCATCGTAGCGTTGACACTGCCGGCCGCTCGCGAGTTCGCGCAGTTCGGCATTCGTGTTCTTGCCGTTGCCCCAGGCCTCTTCCTCACTCCATTGCTGCAGGAGCTGCCTGACGACGTGCAGACTGCGTTAGCGGCATCTATCCCCAATCCATCGCGGCTCGGCAGGCCCGAGGAATTCGCACACCTGGTGCTGGCATTAGCCGA